From a single Aureimonas sp. AU20 genomic region:
- a CDS encoding hydantoinase B/oxoprolinase family protein — protein sequence MSIDPITLEILSNKVGAAAEEMSHTLQRTGRTLFVKETADFATALADLTGKFFGYPRAIGVSNYMDLDCMPAIAAFDDLAPGDVIMTNHPFETEGLATHLPDLHMIQPYFHEGRIVAYGWCFIHCSDVGGRVPSSISPSNTEIHQEGLLIPPVKVMVGGRENRDFLRIFRANSRTPGDNAGDIKAMIASLATGEARVADLIAQHGVEAFVESQEALQAYAGAKARAVLRRIPDGTYEFSDYLDDDFTSPVPIRLKVRMTVSDGLVHLDYAGTDGQVASAYNIPTGGKRHPWLTLRLIAFILTYDKTVAINAGLYRNFTVAAEAGTVVNPVYPAAVGARHATATRVNDVLNGVLAKAAPHLMKAPSGGVTVPVVFTEPNRETGGRKVLVLEPLVGGSGARMGADGVDGRDSGIANLANNPIETVESSASVRVRSFALRAGSGGAGQWRGGLGLSLEFEVLADDCQVLGRGTERFRFAPWGMEGGREGALFQVLVTRADGTRIDVGKLDVLGVDKGDVVTIRTPGGGGYGHPFLREARAVCEDVRRGFLGAADALALYGVVLDGDAVNEEATKARRAGAAPESGGFAFGAERDAWETVFGDGIMDVLNALLGRLPTSVRQKRRAAIFDRVLGGVPRTGTTPIAERIAETGDCAERMKRELASLRTELDGAPASLDAAA from the coding sequence ATGAGCATCGATCCCATCACTCTCGAGATCCTCAGCAACAAGGTCGGCGCGGCGGCCGAGGAGATGAGCCACACGCTCCAGCGCACGGGCCGCACGCTCTTCGTCAAGGAAACCGCCGACTTCGCGACGGCCCTGGCCGACCTGACGGGCAAGTTCTTCGGCTATCCGCGCGCGATCGGCGTGTCCAACTACATGGACCTCGACTGCATGCCAGCCATCGCCGCCTTCGACGATCTGGCGCCCGGCGACGTCATCATGACCAACCATCCGTTCGAGACGGAAGGGCTCGCCACCCACCTGCCCGACCTCCACATGATCCAGCCCTATTTCCACGAGGGGCGGATCGTCGCCTATGGCTGGTGCTTCATCCACTGCTCGGACGTGGGCGGGCGCGTGCCCTCCTCCATCTCGCCGTCCAACACCGAGATCCATCAGGAAGGTCTTCTGATTCCGCCGGTCAAGGTGATGGTGGGCGGCCGCGAGAACCGCGACTTCCTGCGCATCTTCCGCGCCAATTCCAGAACGCCGGGCGACAATGCCGGCGACATCAAGGCCATGATCGCCTCGCTCGCCACCGGCGAGGCGCGCGTCGCCGACCTCATCGCCCAGCACGGCGTCGAGGCCTTCGTGGAAAGCCAAGAGGCCTTGCAGGCCTATGCCGGCGCCAAGGCGCGCGCCGTGCTGCGCCGCATCCCCGACGGCACTTACGAATTCTCCGACTATCTCGACGACGACTTCACCTCGCCTGTGCCGATCCGCCTGAAGGTTCGCATGACCGTTTCGGACGGACTCGTGCATCTCGACTATGCCGGCACGGACGGACAGGTCGCCTCCGCCTACAACATCCCGACGGGCGGCAAGCGCCATCCCTGGCTGACTCTGCGCCTCATCGCCTTCATCCTGACCTATGACAAGACCGTCGCGATCAATGCCGGTCTCTACCGCAACTTCACCGTCGCGGCCGAGGCCGGAACCGTGGTCAATCCGGTCTACCCGGCGGCGGTCGGGGCGCGCCATGCGACGGCGACGCGCGTCAACGATGTTCTGAACGGCGTTCTGGCCAAGGCGGCGCCGCACCTGATGAAGGCGCCGAGCGGCGGCGTGACCGTGCCGGTCGTCTTTACCGAGCCCAATCGCGAGACGGGCGGGCGCAAGGTGCTGGTTCTGGAACCGCTCGTGGGCGGTTCGGGCGCACGCATGGGGGCGGACGGCGTGGACGGACGGGACAGCGGCATCGCCAACCTCGCCAACAATCCGATCGAAACCGTGGAAAGCAGCGCGAGTGTGCGCGTGCGCTCCTTCGCGCTGCGGGCCGGATCGGGCGGCGCGGGGCAATGGCGGGGCGGCCTCGGCCTGTCGCTCGAGTTCGAGGTCCTGGCGGATGATTGTCAGGTTCTGGGACGCGGCACCGAACGCTTCCGCTTCGCCCCCTGGGGCATGGAAGGCGGACGCGAGGGCGCCCTGTTCCAGGTTCTTGTGACCCGCGCGGACGGAACGCGGATCGACGTCGGCAAGCTCGACGTGCTCGGCGTCGACAAGGGCGATGTCGTGACCATCCGCACCCCCGGCGGCGGCGGATACGGCCACCCGTTCCTGCGCGAGGCGCGCGCCGTCTGCGAGGATGTCCGCCGGGGCTTCCTCGGCGCGGCGGACGCTCTCGCCCTTTACGGCGTCGTCCTCGATGGCGACGCCGTGAACGAGGAGGCGACGAAGGCTCGGCGCGCCGGCGCCGCGCCGGAGAGCGGGGGCTTTGCCTTCGGCGCCGAGCGGGACGCCTGGGAGACGGTGTTCGGCGACGGGATCATGGATGTGTTGAACGCGCTTCTCGGCCGGCTTCCCACCAGCGTTCGGCAGAAGCGTCGCGCGGCGATCTTCGACCGGGTTCTGGGCGGGGTGCCGCGCACCGGAACCACGCCGATCGCCGAGCGGATCGCTGAGACGGGCGACTGCGCCGAGCGCATGAAACGGGAACTGGCGTCGCTTCGCACCGAACTCGACGGCGCTCCCGCCAGCCTGGACGCCGCCGCATGA
- a CDS encoding ABC transporter ATP-binding protein yields MSTSPVSVQLEGVGRDFGPITALYDIDLQIEPGKFVSLLGPSGCGKTTTLRLVAGFDSPTRGRILLGGRDVTRLPPNRRKLGMVFQNYALFPHMTVAENIGFGLRMAGMDKGRIAEKVRRMLDLIHLSQHAERMPSQLSGGQQQRVAIARSLVTEPAVLLLDEPMGALDKNLRQSMQAELRQIQQDFQITAVLVTHDQDEALTMSDKVVVMEGGHIRQVGTPEEIYERPTSGFVANFLGASNNLPAMARQDGRVELCLPGLEPVPVASDGRALSGPVTLGIRPERIRLSDGPPASSDGMIVLPGTISGHVFRGACHDYTVSLGPEAPPLNVFEHGRDGDLGARWAPGTPVWVEWPVGAQNLFARNS; encoded by the coding sequence ATGTCGACATCGCCGGTTTCGGTGCAATTGGAGGGCGTTGGCCGCGACTTCGGGCCCATCACCGCCCTCTATGACATCGACCTCCAGATCGAGCCTGGAAAATTCGTCTCGCTGCTCGGCCCCTCCGGCTGCGGCAAGACGACGACATTGCGCCTCGTCGCGGGGTTCGACAGTCCGACGCGCGGGCGCATCCTGCTCGGGGGCCGGGACGTCACCCGGCTGCCGCCCAACCGGCGCAAACTCGGCATGGTGTTCCAGAACTACGCGCTGTTCCCGCACATGACGGTCGCCGAGAATATCGGTTTCGGCCTCAGAATGGCGGGGATGGACAAGGGGCGGATCGCTGAGAAGGTCCGGCGCATGCTGGACCTCATTCACCTGTCGCAACATGCCGAGCGCATGCCCTCGCAACTGTCGGGCGGCCAGCAGCAGCGCGTGGCCATCGCGCGGTCGCTGGTCACTGAGCCGGCGGTGCTTCTCCTCGACGAGCCCATGGGCGCGCTCGACAAGAACCTGCGCCAGAGCATGCAGGCCGAGCTGCGGCAGATCCAGCAGGACTTTCAGATCACGGCCGTTCTCGTCACGCACGACCAGGACGAGGCGCTGACCATGAGCGACAAGGTCGTCGTCATGGAAGGCGGGCATATCCGGCAGGTCGGCACCCCCGAGGAAATCTACGAGCGGCCTACAAGCGGCTTCGTCGCCAACTTTCTCGGCGCATCCAACAATCTGCCCGCCATGGCGAGGCAGGACGGGCGGGTCGAGCTCTGCCTTCCCGGCCTCGAGCCGGTTCCCGTCGCGTCCGACGGCCGCGCGCTGTCGGGTCCCGTCACGCTCGGCATCCGGCCCGAGCGCATCCGCCTGTCGGACGGACCGCCCGCATCGTCCGATGGCATGATCGTCCTGCCCGGCACGATCAGCGGCCATGTGTTCCGGGGCGCATGCCACGACTACACCGTGTCGCTCGGCCCCGAGGCGCCCCCGCTCAACGTCTTCGAGCACGGGCGGGACGGGGATCTGGGCGCGCGCTGGGCGCCCGGCACGCCGGTCTGGGTCGAATGGCCGGTCGGCGCGCAAAACCTCTTCGCACGCAATTCCTGA
- a CDS encoding dihydrodipicolinate synthase family protein translates to MHADDLRGILPALPTPLQADGRPDLEALTDLIERNLAAGVTGLVPMGGTGEYTALAPEDRVAVVRRTVEAAKGAVPVLPGVLSTGFAEAVGIGEAFRAVGAAGLMLVTPFYVIPTQEGVLQYMRAYRSRVDLPLIYYDIPARTGFKTATSTLSTLAREGVVIGAKVCNTDAHYFNCLADAVEDRISLLSGDDMLYAIHVMHGARGGVLASAPLLPEYWIRIHDTLAKGAFAEGIALHRKLLPIFEALFNETNPGPLKAMLGALGSPMGGVALPLLAPGERTKALMDHALSVIRAEAMAGPQRQGARLGANAVPA, encoded by the coding sequence ATGCATGCTGACGATCTTCGGGGAATTCTCCCGGCTCTTCCCACACCTCTCCAAGCGGATGGGCGGCCGGATCTCGAAGCTCTGACGGATCTGATCGAGCGCAATCTCGCCGCCGGCGTGACGGGCCTCGTGCCGATGGGGGGAACGGGCGAATACACCGCGCTTGCCCCCGAGGATCGCGTCGCCGTGGTCCGGCGCACCGTCGAGGCCGCCAAGGGCGCGGTTCCCGTGCTGCCGGGCGTCCTGTCCACCGGCTTCGCCGAGGCGGTCGGCATCGGCGAAGCGTTTCGCGCCGTCGGCGCGGCGGGGCTCATGCTGGTGACGCCGTTCTACGTGATCCCCACGCAGGAAGGCGTTCTGCAATATATGCGAGCCTATCGCTCGCGCGTCGACCTGCCCCTGATCTATTACGACATCCCCGCCCGGACGGGTTTCAAGACCGCGACCAGCACGCTTTCCACGCTCGCCCGGGAGGGCGTCGTGATCGGCGCCAAGGTCTGCAACACGGACGCGCATTACTTCAACTGTCTGGCCGACGCCGTGGAAGATCGGATCTCGCTTCTGTCGGGAGACGACATGCTCTACGCGATCCATGTGATGCATGGCGCGCGCGGCGGCGTCCTGGCGAGCGCGCCCCTTCTGCCCGAATACTGGATCCGCATTCACGACACGCTCGCCAAAGGCGCGTTCGCCGAAGGCATCGCGCTGCATCGCAAGCTGCTTCCCATTTTCGAAGCCCTCTTCAACGAAACCAATCCGGGGCCTTTGAAGGCCATGCTGGGGGCGCTCGGCTCGCCAATGGGCGGCGTGGCGCTGCCGCTGCTGGCGCCTGGCGAGCGCACCAAAGCGCTGATGGACCACGCCCTCAGTGTGATCCGCGCGGAGGCGATGGCAGGACCTCAGCGCCAGGGCGCCCGGCTTGGCGCAAACGCCGTTCCCGCCTGA
- a CDS encoding helix-turn-helix domain-containing protein, with protein sequence MDFDITASRSPQPAWSAPQEPIDVGGRIAQLRADHGWTLQQAARQTGVAFSTLSKIERHELSPTVTTLTKIAHGMGLTLSQLLESPRPPMGMARRSLSRASETKSTATGACDNAVLCSDLKNRRMTPIRTRVRARDLSAYEEWARYDAEIFLTVLKGTLILHSQNYEPTRLETGDSIYYEASTGHLWTSEGDEDAIVLWVYAE encoded by the coding sequence ATGGATTTCGACATAACCGCGTCGCGTTCTCCGCAACCGGCCTGGTCGGCGCCGCAGGAGCCGATCGACGTCGGGGGCCGCATCGCGCAGCTTCGGGCCGATCATGGATGGACGCTGCAGCAGGCGGCCCGCCAGACCGGCGTCGCCTTTTCGACCCTGTCCAAGATCGAGCGCCACGAGCTTTCGCCCACCGTGACGACGCTGACGAAAATCGCGCATGGAATGGGCCTGACGCTGAGCCAGCTTCTGGAGTCGCCGCGTCCGCCCATGGGAATGGCCCGGCGCAGTCTCTCGCGGGCGAGCGAGACCAAGAGCACGGCGACGGGCGCCTGCGACAATGCCGTGCTCTGCAGCGATCTCAAGAACCGGCGCATGACGCCGATCCGCACGCGGGTCCGCGCGCGGGACCTGTCGGCCTACGAGGAATGGGCGCGCTACGACGCCGAGATTTTCCTGACCGTCCTCAAGGGGACGCTCATCCTCCACAGCCAGAATTACGAGCCGACAAGACTGGAGACGGGCGACTCCATCTATTACGAAGCCTCGACCGGCCATCTCTGGACATCGGAAGGCGACGAAGACGCCATCGTCCTCTGGGTCTATGCGGAATAG
- a CDS encoding electron transfer flavoprotein subunit alpha/FixB family protein → MTTLLIAEHDNAHLSGETAKALTAALQLGGEVHLLVAGEGCAPVADAAAQLSGVAKVLLADAPLYGHALAEPLAALLVALAPGYGAIVAPATASGKNVLPRAAALLDVMQVSDVIAVHGADTFERPIYAGNAIETVRSRDAIKLLTVRTSAFAAAGEGGSAPVESVSAAADPAVSRFVGQEVAHSERPELSGAKIVVSGGRALGSREKFEEVMLPLADKLGAAVGASRAAVDAGYAPNDWQVGQTGKVVAPDLYVAAGISGAIQHLAGMKDSKVIVAINKDEDAPIFQVADYGLVGDIFTLVPELTSKL, encoded by the coding sequence ATGACCACGCTTTTGATCGCCGAACACGACAACGCGCATCTGTCCGGCGAAACCGCCAAGGCGCTGACCGCCGCGCTGCAGCTGGGCGGCGAGGTGCATCTTCTCGTCGCCGGCGAGGGTTGCGCGCCGGTGGCGGACGCCGCCGCCCAGCTCTCAGGCGTCGCCAAGGTGCTGCTCGCCGACGCCCCACTCTATGGCCATGCCCTGGCCGAGCCGCTGGCCGCGCTGCTGGTTGCGCTCGCCCCCGGCTATGGCGCGATCGTCGCCCCCGCCACGGCGTCGGGCAAGAACGTCCTGCCGCGCGCGGCCGCGCTTCTCGACGTCATGCAGGTGTCGGACGTCATCGCCGTGCACGGCGCGGACACGTTCGAGCGCCCGATCTATGCCGGCAACGCGATCGAGACCGTGCGCTCGCGGGACGCGATCAAGCTCCTGACCGTTCGCACCAGCGCCTTCGCGGCCGCCGGCGAGGGCGGGTCCGCGCCGGTGGAGAGCGTGTCGGCCGCCGCCGACCCGGCCGTGTCGCGCTTTGTCGGACAGGAGGTCGCCCATTCCGAGCGGCCGGAGCTGTCGGGCGCCAAGATCGTGGTGTCGGGCGGGCGGGCGCTGGGGAGCCGAGAGAAGTTCGAGGAGGTGATGCTGCCTTTGGCCGACAAGCTGGGCGCGGCGGTGGGCGCCAGCCGGGCGGCGGTGGACGCGGGCTACGCGCCGAACGACTGGCAGGTGGGGCAGACCGGCAAGGTCGTGGCGCCGGATCTGTATGTCGCGGCGGGCATCTCGGGCGCCATCCAGCATCTGGCGGGCATGAAGGACTCGAAGGTCATCGTCGCCATCAACAAGGACGAGGACGCGCCGATCTTCCAAGTCGCCGACTATGGCCTCGTCGGCGATATCTTCACGCTTGTGCCCGAACTTACGTCCAAGCTCTGA
- a CDS encoding electron transfer flavoprotein subunit beta/FixA family protein translates to MKILVCVKRVVDYNVKIRVKSDGSGVELANVKMSMNPFDEIAVEEAVRLKEKGGAAEIVAVSVGSAQAADTIRTALAMGADRGILVKAEGPVEPLAVAKILKGVVAAEAPDLVILGKQAIDDDCNQTGQMLAGLLGWSQGTFASRLEIEAGAASVTREVDGGLQTVGLQLPAIVTTDLRLNEPRYASLPNIMKAKKKPLEEKTAADYGVDTSPRLEVLKTAEPKGRQAGVKLGSVDELVSALKGAGLV, encoded by the coding sequence ATGAAGATTCTGGTCTGCGTGAAGCGTGTGGTCGACTACAACGTGAAGATCCGGGTGAAGTCGGACGGTTCGGGTGTCGAGCTGGCCAATGTGAAGATGTCGATGAACCCGTTCGACGAGATCGCGGTGGAAGAGGCGGTTCGGCTGAAGGAAAAGGGCGGCGCGGCCGAGATCGTGGCGGTCTCGGTCGGCTCGGCGCAGGCGGCGGACACGATCCGCACCGCGCTCGCCATGGGCGCCGATCGCGGCATCTTGGTGAAGGCCGAAGGGCCCGTCGAGCCCTTGGCCGTGGCCAAGATCCTGAAGGGCGTGGTGGCGGCGGAAGCGCCCGATCTGGTGATCCTCGGCAAGCAGGCGATCGACGACGACTGCAACCAGACCGGCCAGATGCTGGCGGGCCTTCTCGGTTGGAGCCAGGGCACCTTCGCCTCCAGGCTCGAGATCGAGGCCGGCGCGGCCAGCGTCACGCGCGAGGTGGATGGCGGCCTGCAGACGGTGGGCCTCCAGCTGCCGGCGATCGTCACCACGGATCTGCGCCTCAACGAGCCGCGCTATGCCTCGCTGCCCAACATCATGAAGGCCAAGAAGAAGCCGCTGGAGGAGAAGACCGCCGCCGATTACGGCGTCGACACCAGCCCCCGATTGGAGGTCTTGAAGACGGCCGAGCCCAAGGGCCGGCAGGCCGGCGTCAAGCTCGGCTCGGTGGACGAGCTGGTCTCGGCGCTGAAGGGCGCCGGGCTGGTTTGA
- a CDS encoding pyridoxal phosphate-dependent aminotransferase, whose amino-acid sequence MNGTGPSFRPARRIEELGVSEILQITAHAAARKREGRPVVILGAGEPDFDTPDHIKEAAIAAIRRGETKYTALDGSPEMKRAIRDKFRRENELDFAQNEVTAAAGAKQILYNAMMASLNEGDEVVIPTPCWTSYFDIVRIAGGVPVAVPCGAETGFRLTPEALEAAITPKTRWLLVNSPSNPTGSAYGEEHYRPLIEVLHRHPHVWLMVDDMYEHIVYDGFRFVTPVALDPSLKTRSLTVNGVSKAYAMTGWRLGYAGGPAELIAGMAVVQSQSTSCPSSVTQAASIAALDGPQDFLAARRESFAARRNLVVDALNAIPGLSCRKPEGAFYTFASCEGLLGRRAPDGRTLRTDREFCAYLLDAVDAAVVPGAAFGLSGYFRISYATSHEELRQALDRIAQACSLLTEGHTA is encoded by the coding sequence ATGAACGGGACAGGGCCAAGCTTCCGCCCGGCGCGGCGGATCGAGGAACTCGGCGTTTCGGAAATCCTTCAGATCACCGCCCATGCGGCGGCCCGCAAGCGCGAGGGGCGTCCGGTCGTCATTCTGGGCGCGGGCGAGCCCGATTTCGACACGCCCGATCACATCAAGGAGGCGGCGATCGCCGCCATCCGGCGCGGCGAGACCAAATACACCGCGCTCGACGGATCGCCCGAAATGAAGCGGGCCATCCGCGACAAGTTCCGCCGCGAGAACGAACTGGACTTCGCCCAGAACGAGGTGACGGCGGCGGCCGGCGCCAAGCAGATCCTCTACAACGCCATGATGGCGAGCCTCAACGAGGGCGACGAGGTCGTCATCCCGACGCCCTGCTGGACCAGCTATTTCGACATCGTGCGGATCGCCGGCGGCGTGCCCGTCGCCGTTCCCTGCGGTGCCGAAACGGGCTTTCGCCTGACGCCCGAGGCGTTGGAGGCCGCGATCACGCCCAAGACGCGCTGGCTCCTCGTCAACTCGCCGTCGAACCCGACCGGAAGCGCCTATGGCGAGGAGCACTATCGTCCGCTGATCGAGGTGCTGCACCGCCATCCGCATGTCTGGCTGATGGTGGACGACATGTACGAGCACATCGTCTACGACGGCTTTCGCTTCGTGACGCCCGTGGCTCTCGATCCCTCGCTGAAGACCCGCAGCCTGACCGTCAACGGCGTGTCCAAGGCCTATGCGATGACGGGCTGGCGCCTCGGCTATGCCGGCGGCCCGGCCGAGCTGATCGCCGGCATGGCCGTGGTTCAGAGCCAGTCGACCTCCTGCCCCTCCTCCGTGACGCAGGCCGCCTCCATCGCGGCGCTGGACGGGCCGCAGGACTTTCTCGCCGCGCGCCGCGAGAGTTTCGCTGCCCGCCGCAACCTCGTGGTCGATGCGCTGAACGCCATTCCGGGCCTGTCCTGCCGGAAGCCCGAAGGCGCGTTCTACACGTTCGCCAGTTGCGAGGGCCTGCTCGGACGCCGCGCGCCGGACGGACGCACGCTGCGCACGGACCGCGAATTCTGCGCCTATCTGCTCGACGCGGTCGATGCCGCGGTCGTGCCGGGCGCGGCTTTCGGCCTGTCCGGCTACTTCCGCATTTCCTATGCGACGTCGCACGAGGAGTTGCGCCAAGCCCTCGATCGCATCGCTCAAGCCTGTTCGCTGCTGACGGAAGGACACACCGCATGA
- the amaB gene encoding L-piperidine-6-carboxylate dehydrogenase — protein MSVSSSLYTGGTLTSFSPVTGEAIAALPEQNAAAAGEAVGRAVRAFRLWRDVPAPRRGELVRLLGEELRAAKADLGRLVSIEAGKSPSEGLGEVQEMIDICDFAVGLSRQLYGLTIATERPGHRMMETWHPLGPVLVISAFNFPVAVWAWNAALALVCGNPVLWKPSEKTPLTALASQAILDRALARFGDAPDGLSQVLIGGRDLGEALVEDHRVALVSATGSTRMGRQVGPKVSARFGRSILELGGNNAGVVCPSADLDMALRAIAFGAMGTAGQRCTTMRRLFVHESVYDAFVPRLRKVYGSVSIGNPLTTQALVGPLVDRAAFEAMNGALTAARAAGGVVHGGERVAEAGPDSAFYVRPALVEMLDQTGPVLEETFAPILYVMRYGDFADMIEKHNAVGAGLSSSIFTLDLREAEMFLSASGSDCGISNVNIGTSGAEIGGAFGGEKETGGGRESGSDAWRAYMRRATNTINYSRALPLAQGVVFEI, from the coding sequence ATGAGCGTTTCCTCCAGCTTGTACACGGGCGGAACGCTGACGAGCTTCTCGCCGGTGACGGGCGAGGCCATCGCCGCGCTGCCGGAGCAGAATGCGGCGGCGGCCGGGGAGGCCGTCGGCCGCGCGGTTCGCGCTTTCCGGCTTTGGCGCGACGTTCCCGCCCCGCGTCGCGGCGAGCTGGTGCGGCTTCTGGGCGAGGAGCTTCGCGCCGCGAAGGCGGACCTCGGGCGCCTCGTATCGATCGAAGCCGGCAAGAGCCCCTCCGAGGGTCTTGGCGAAGTGCAGGAGATGATCGACATCTGCGACTTCGCGGTCGGCCTGTCGCGCCAGCTCTACGGTCTGACCATCGCGACCGAGCGGCCCGGCCATCGCATGATGGAGACCTGGCATCCGCTGGGGCCCGTTCTCGTCATCTCAGCCTTCAACTTTCCCGTGGCCGTTTGGGCCTGGAACGCCGCGCTCGCGCTTGTCTGCGGCAATCCGGTGCTCTGGAAACCGTCCGAGAAGACGCCGCTGACGGCGCTGGCCTCGCAGGCGATCCTCGATCGCGCCCTCGCCCGCTTCGGCGATGCACCCGACGGCCTGTCGCAGGTGCTGATCGGCGGCCGCGATCTCGGCGAGGCGCTGGTGGAGGACCACCGCGTTGCCCTGGTTTCCGCGACCGGCTCGACCCGCATGGGGCGGCAGGTCGGCCCGAAGGTCTCGGCCCGTTTCGGCCGCTCCATCCTGGAGCTCGGCGGCAACAATGCGGGCGTCGTCTGCCCGTCCGCCGATCTCGACATGGCGCTGCGGGCCATCGCCTTCGGTGCCATGGGCACGGCGGGCCAGCGCTGCACCACGATGCGCCGGCTCTTCGTGCATGAGAGCGTCTACGACGCGTTCGTGCCTCGCCTTCGAAAGGTCTACGGGTCCGTTTCCATCGGCAACCCTCTGACCACCCAGGCCCTGGTCGGCCCGCTGGTGGATCGGGCGGCCTTCGAGGCCATGAACGGGGCTCTGACAGCGGCGCGCGCGGCGGGCGGCGTCGTCCATGGCGGCGAACGGGTGGCGGAGGCCGGGCCGGACAGTGCGTTCTATGTCAGGCCCGCGCTGGTCGAGATGCTCGATCAGACCGGCCCCGTCTTGGAAGAGACCTTCGCCCCGATCCTCTACGTCATGCGCTACGGCGACTTCGCCGACATGATCGAGAAGCACAACGCGGTCGGCGCGGGCCTGTCCTCCTCGATCTTCACGCTGGACCTTCGCGAGGCGGAGATGTTCCTGTCCGCCTCGGGGTCGGACTGCGGCATCTCGAACGTCAATATCGGCACCTCGGGCGCCGAGATCGGCGGAGCCTTCGGCGGCGAAAAGGAAACCGGGGGCGGGCGCGAAAGCGGCTCCGACGCCTGGAGGGCCTATATGCGCCGCGCCACGAACACGATCAACTACTCCCGCGCGCTGCCGCTGGCGCAGGGCGTGGTGTTCGAGATCTGA
- a CDS encoding FAD-binding oxidoreductase has translation MTALLDALRGALGAEFVIENPADRERYEHGARYDKGQCLAVLRPADTAEVAACLRLAAESGVRIIPQGANTGLVGGSTPDGAGQDLVLSLERLKSFAFDIDNGAVRVGAGLLLSDLNARLEPEGMVFPIDLSADPSIGGMIATNTGGARFLRHGDVRANVLGLTAVLPDGRVVRLGGGVRKNNTGPDWKHLLIGTSGAFGVVTEAELRVSALPRETAVALLVPAAPEAVLPVLRAMERRFGPMLSAFEGMSSGAVEAALAHVPALRNPFSPDPIPDYAMLVEIARTMPALEGEVPLEDLLQSGLAALMEEEPDLLLDARFGPPERGWALRHALSEGVKAAGKLIAFDLGFRRGQTMPFRLHMQRELARLHPEIRVCDFGHFGDGGLHFNLVVPFGSRWASDEAAEKALRDRVIAVAVEEFGGSFSAEHAIGRRNQAYFDAYSDPRLKAWSAAILQTSGDTRIGAARFD, from the coding sequence ATGACGGCCCTTCTCGACGCGCTGCGAGGCGCGCTGGGCGCCGAATTCGTGATCGAGAACCCGGCGGATCGCGAGCGGTACGAACACGGCGCGCGCTACGACAAGGGGCAATGCCTGGCGGTGCTTCGTCCCGCCGATACGGCGGAAGTCGCCGCGTGCCTGCGGCTTGCCGCCGAAAGCGGCGTTCGGATCATTCCCCAGGGCGCCAATACCGGGCTCGTGGGCGGATCGACGCCGGATGGCGCGGGCCAGGATCTCGTGCTCAGCCTGGAGCGGCTGAAGAGTTTCGCCTTCGATATCGACAATGGAGCGGTGCGCGTCGGCGCGGGCCTGCTTCTGTCCGACCTCAACGCCCGGCTCGAACCCGAAGGCATGGTCTTTCCCATCGATCTCTCAGCCGACCCGTCGATCGGCGGCATGATCGCCACCAACACCGGCGGCGCGCGCTTCCTGCGCCATGGCGACGTGCGGGCCAATGTTCTGGGTCTGACGGCCGTCCTGCCGGACGGGCGCGTGGTTCGTCTGGGCGGGGGCGTGCGCAAGAACAACACCGGGCCGGACTGGAAACATCTTCTGATCGGCACAAGCGGCGCGTTCGGCGTCGTGACGGAAGCCGAGCTTCGCGTTTCGGCCCTGCCGCGCGAGACCGCCGTGGCGCTTCTGGTTCCCGCCGCTCCGGAGGCCGTGCTGCCCGTGCTGCGCGCGATGGAGCGCCGCTTCGGTCCCATGCTGAGCGCGTTCGAGGGCATGTCGTCGGGCGCGGTGGAAGCCGCTCTCGCCCATGTCCCGGCCCTGCGCAATCCCTTCTCTCCCGATCCGATCCCCGACTACGCCATGCTCGTCGAGATCGCCCGGACCATGCCCGCGCTGGAGGGGGAGGTTCCGCTCGAAGACCTGCTCCAGTCCGGCCTTGCCGCCTTGATGGAGGAAGAGCCCGATCTGCTCCTCGACGCCCGCTTCGGGCCGCCCGAGCGCGGTTGGGCGCTGCGTCATGCCCTGTCCGAAGGGGTGAAAGCCGCCGGAAAGCTGATCGCCTTCGACCTCGGCTTCCGGCGGGGGCAGACCATGCCCTTTCGCCTTCACATGCAGCGCGAGCTGGCGCGGTTGCATCCCGAGATCCGCGTCTGCGATTTCGGGCATTTCGGAGACGGCGGCCTGCATTTCAATCTCGTCGTTCCCTTCGGCAGTCGCTGGGCGAGCGACGAGGCGGCCGAGAAGGCGCTGCGCGACCGCGTCATCGCCGTGGCGGTCGAGGAGTTCGGTGGAAGCTTCAGCGCCGAACACGCCATTGGACGGCGCAACCAAGCCTATTTCGATGCCTATTCCGACCCACGGCTGAAGGCGTGGTCGGCGGCGATCCTGCAAACTTCGGGCGACACGCGCATCGGCGCCGCCCGCTTCGACTGA